In a single window of the Verrucomicrobiota bacterium genome:
- a CDS encoding Gfo/Idh/MocA family oxidoreductase, which translates to MKARYAHPLRPVSRRRFAQSALAATGAVLGFPAIARMQNPNSKIAMAIIACGGRGAANMGGVEKSEYIAAVCDVNQRAIDAAKMKHPQAAAFTDFRKVFDHAKDFDAVTVSTCEHTHAFAAMMALQANKHVYCEKPLTYNIWEARKIREAAAARPKLATQMGIQIHSSENYRRVVEIIQAGVIGKVREAHVWVSRAWGLQSKEASDRNKDIVFVTDRPKEAMPVPAHLDWDLWLGPAPERPFHEVYFPGPKWYRWWDFGNGTMSDLGSHFNDLPFWALKLKAPLTIEAIGPTPHVEIAPASMSATYEYGPRGEMPAVKLTWHQGENKPDLWTQKKIPQWGSGHLFIGDKGMLLSDYGKYLLLPEADFAGFKPPEPTIPRVKSHYDDWLTAIRNGTQPHANFEYSGWLTEANHLGNVAFRAGKKIEWDAANLRAKNAPEAQRFIQREYRKGWKLG; encoded by the coding sequence ATGAAAGCCCGATACGCTCATCCGTTGCGTCCCGTTTCCCGCCGCAGGTTCGCGCAGTCCGCGCTCGCCGCGACCGGCGCGGTGCTCGGCTTCCCCGCCATCGCGCGGATGCAGAATCCCAACAGCAAGATCGCCATGGCCATCATCGCGTGCGGCGGGCGCGGCGCCGCGAACATGGGCGGCGTCGAAAAATCCGAATACATCGCCGCGGTCTGCGACGTGAACCAGCGCGCGATCGACGCCGCGAAGATGAAGCACCCGCAGGCCGCGGCGTTCACCGACTTCCGCAAGGTCTTCGACCATGCGAAGGACTTCGACGCCGTCACGGTCAGCACGTGCGAGCACACGCACGCCTTCGCGGCGATGATGGCCTTGCAGGCGAACAAACACGTCTATTGCGAGAAACCGCTCACTTACAACATCTGGGAGGCGCGCAAAATCCGCGAGGCCGCCGCCGCGCGCCCGAAGCTGGCGACGCAGATGGGAATCCAGATTCATTCGAGCGAGAACTACCGGCGCGTGGTTGAGATCATCCAGGCCGGCGTCATCGGGAAGGTCCGCGAGGCGCACGTGTGGGTGTCGCGCGCGTGGGGTTTGCAGAGCAAGGAAGCCTCGGACCGCAACAAGGATATCGTGTTCGTCACCGACCGGCCGAAGGAGGCGATGCCCGTTCCCGCGCATCTCGACTGGGATTTGTGGCTCGGCCCCGCGCCCGAGCGGCCGTTCCACGAGGTCTATTTTCCCGGGCCGAAGTGGTATCGCTGGTGGGATTTTGGCAACGGCACGATGAGCGACCTCGGCTCGCACTTCAACGACCTGCCGTTTTGGGCGCTCAAGTTGAAGGCGCCGCTCACCATCGAGGCGATCGGCCCGACGCCGCACGTGGAGATCGCACCGGCGTCCATGTCCGCCACCTACGAATACGGCCCGCGTGGCGAGATGCCCGCCGTAAAGCTCACGTGGCATCAGGGCGAAAACAAGCCCGACCTCTGGACGCAGAAGAAGATTCCGCAATGGGGCAGCGGCCACCTGTTCATCGGCGACAAGGGAATGCTGCTATCCGATTACGGCAAGTATCTGCTGCTGCCGGAGGCGGATTTCGCGGGCTTCAAGCCGCCCGAGCCGACCATCCCGCGCGTGAAAAGCCACTACGACGACTGGCTCACCGCCATCCGCAACGGCACGCAACCGCACGCGAACTTCGAGTATTCCGGCTGGCTCACCGAGGCGAACCACCTCGGCAACGTCGCCTTCCGCGCGGGCAAGAAAATCGAGTGGGACGCCGCAAACCTCCGCGCGAAGAACGCGCCCGAGGCACAGCGCTTCATCCAACGAGAGTATCGCAAGGGGTGGAAGCTGGGTTGA